A region of Paenibacillus sp. 37 DNA encodes the following proteins:
- the gatA gene encoding Asp-tRNA(Asn)/Glu-tRNA(Gln) amidotransferase subunit GatA, with amino-acid sequence MSLFEQSLPELHNKLHAKELSVSDLVDQAYQNIGAHDDKVKAYLALDEEQARARARQLDDRLVSGEEKGLLFGLPVGIKDNIVTNGLRTTCGSQFLRNFDPVYDATVVEKLKAADTVTIGKLNMDEFAMGGSNENSSFSPVRNPWALDRVPGGSSGGSAAAVAAGEAYFTLGSDTGGSIRQPASYCGVVGLKPTYGLVSRFGLVAFASSLDQIGPLTKNVEDSAYVLQAIAGYDAKDSTSAKVEIPDYLSGLTGDVKGLRIAVPKEYIGEGVDPQVKETVLSALKVLEGLGATWEEVSLPHTEYAVATYYLLASSEASSNLARFDGVRYGVRADNPDNLLDLYHQSRSQGFGPEVKRRIMLGTYALSSGYYDAYYLKAQKVRTLIKQDFDNVFAKYDVIIGPTAPTTAFKLGSQVDDPLTMYLNDILTIPVSLAGVPAVSIPCGFSDGLPVGLQIIGKAFDETTVLRVAHAFEQNTEFHKQRPQL; translated from the coding sequence GTGAGTTTATTTGAACAATCGTTGCCTGAGTTACATAACAAGCTGCATGCCAAAGAGCTGTCGGTCAGCGATCTGGTGGATCAGGCGTATCAGAACATTGGCGCGCATGATGATAAAGTTAAAGCATATTTGGCACTGGATGAAGAACAAGCACGCGCTCGTGCACGTCAACTGGATGACCGTCTGGTTAGCGGCGAGGAGAAAGGTTTGCTTTTTGGTCTGCCTGTAGGTATTAAGGATAACATCGTTACAAACGGACTGCGCACGACGTGTGGCAGCCAATTCCTTCGTAATTTCGACCCGGTGTATGACGCGACAGTTGTTGAGAAATTGAAAGCTGCGGACACCGTAACTATTGGTAAACTCAACATGGACGAATTCGCCATGGGCGGCTCCAATGAAAATTCAAGTTTCTCACCTGTACGTAATCCATGGGCACTTGATCGTGTTCCAGGAGGTTCCAGTGGTGGTTCTGCAGCAGCTGTGGCTGCGGGAGAAGCATACTTTACACTCGGATCAGACACAGGTGGTTCCATCAGACAACCTGCTTCGTATTGCGGTGTTGTTGGATTGAAGCCAACGTACGGACTTGTTTCCCGCTTTGGATTGGTAGCATTTGCATCATCTTTGGATCAGATTGGACCTTTGACGAAAAATGTTGAAGATTCTGCTTATGTGTTGCAAGCTATTGCCGGATATGACGCCAAAGATTCGACATCTGCAAAAGTAGAGATCCCGGATTATTTGAGCGGACTGACAGGTGATGTCAAAGGGCTTCGCATTGCTGTTCCGAAGGAATACATCGGTGAAGGCGTCGATCCACAAGTGAAAGAAACGGTTTTGTCTGCATTAAAAGTTCTTGAAGGACTCGGGGCAACATGGGAAGAAGTATCCCTTCCGCATACCGAATATGCGGTGGCTACGTATTACCTGTTGGCATCTTCAGAGGCTTCTTCAAACCTGGCTCGATTTGATGGTGTACGTTATGGCGTGCGTGCAGACAATCCGGACAACTTGTTGGATCTGTACCATCAGTCTCGGAGCCAAGGCTTTGGTCCCGAAGTGAAACGACGTATCATGCTTGGAACGTATGCACTCAGTTCGGGTTACTATGATGCCTATTATCTGAAAGCACAGAAGGTACGTACTTTGATCAAACAGGATTTCGACAATGTATTTGCCAAATATGATGTGATTATTGGACCAACTGCGCCAACTACGGCGTTCAAACTCGGTTCACAGGTGGATGATCCACTTACGATGTATCTGAACGATATTTTGACGATTCCGGTCAGTCTGGCTGGTGTACCTGCCGTGAGTATTCCATGTGGATTCTCGGATGGATTGCCTGTCGGCCTGCAGATTATCGGTAAAGCCTTTGATGAAACAACCGTATTGCGTGTAGCGCATGCGTTTGAACAAAATACAGAATTCCACAAGCAGCGTCCGCAGCTGTAG
- the gatC gene encoding Asp-tRNA(Asn)/Glu-tRNA(Gln) amidotransferase subunit GatC: MSISNNDVQHVAKLARLNLTAEEEQTLTGQLNAILKYAEKLNELDTEDIEPTTHVLHVSNVMREDETKESLSIEQVMRNAPEEEDGQFKVPAVME, encoded by the coding sequence ATGAGTATTTCGAATAATGACGTTCAGCATGTGGCCAAGCTGGCCCGGCTCAACTTGACTGCTGAAGAAGAACAGACCCTGACAGGTCAGCTGAACGCGATTTTAAAATATGCAGAAAAGCTGAATGAGCTGGATACGGAAGACATCGAACCCACCACTCACGTTCTGCACGTAAGCAATGTTATGCGTGAAGATGAGACCAAAGAAAGCCTGTCGATTGAACAGGTGATGCGCAATGCACCGGAAGAAGAAGACGGGCAGTTTAAAGTGCCTGCTGTAATGGAATAA
- a CDS encoding S-layer homology domain-containing protein, translating into MRRINQNGKKFIMMLLACVVILGGVPIFPTWVADQAYASVDEEWTSLGNTGFSEGEASAPKLAVDQSGNTYVAYTDLGASFKATVMKYSVSDGWQLVGERGLSSGSAIGITLVLDQQGTPYIGYQDNNADGKATVMRYNAINDGWEPVGQAGFTPDRANYPSLALDQAGNPYVAFKDGASGKATVMAYNETTGWALVGINDVSPEVQNAVSLVLDQAGIPYVAFQDSSSNTTVMRYSADTWEVVGQAGISPGYTSSPVLALSPSGRPFIAFSDDTSKLTVMTFKSETESWETVGDRGFSPGSISSPSIVVDQMGVPYVVFKDGANGHKATVMSYSSHNGWQFVGQAGFSADVVSTPALALDPQYGKPYVVYQDASEQSKATVMRFGTKLSHTVTYDGNGTQAGSAPIDNQQYPEQAGVTVQDNTGALEKVGYLFAGWNTASDGSGTSYDAGETLIMGTSNVTLYAVWTPSSSGGTDPELEEDKWNILGQAGFSEGMAFDQDITVDANGTPYVVFTDSANSSRATVMKYSKDSGWVPVGQPGFTQSPASKNKIAIDQNGTIYVAFSDGNRIGSATVMKYTEHDGWKVVGSPGFTQNSLRSLDLKLDLNGVPYVAPNTGYELKVMKYNDESDQWEYIGNTGYNLAGAAGGVLAMSPNGILYAAYSDTNAGFKLSVIRYNEADDSWSLVGDRAFTEQNLAEIALAVDQNETVYATYTTGGHNGLKPTVVKYTGSGAWTAVGEPNFSENQTEFLSMVVDQKGSPYVAFKDFANGNKATVMKYDEVNGWEPLGGAGVSEGIAMDTRLAINKDGALYLSFRDGISAPKSTVMSYVPSKSYQIRYDSNGASSGNVPLDDQMYKSQSQVTILGNTGNLVKTGYAFAGWNTAADGSGHSYGAGDVLLVGKSNVTLYAKWTASNNGGSDGSGGSGGSDGSGGSGGSGGSGSAGGGATGASPSGGGTTNSGVTILVNGKPETVGTLSKTQLNGQNVLTLTVDELAVMQKLQVEGKGAVVTLPVQSGDKDRVNGELTGRLVKFMADQEAVLVLQTDAATYSLPSRLVDVSMLAQQLGANKNLEDMILHLQISPASADRVSEVEEAGRVNGFSLIGSLLEFNITATYEGNSVSVDRFNEYVERAIILPNESESMKVTTGVVVEKDGSIRHVPTKISNINGVNYAKINSLTNSVYGLVWNPRTFTDVSGHWAEAEVNDMGSRMVIRGVTDTIFNPDERITRAEFTAVLVRALGLQSNTANNQFSDVSPSDWYAGVVSAATDYGLIDGYTDGAFRPAQDITREEAMMIIHRTMKITGLNRKLDINASQDLSRFTDMNQVSDWAKEAVNISLQAGVVSGRSNENISPKFMITRAETAVLVRRLLQLSGLI; encoded by the coding sequence ATGAGAAGGATTAATCAGAATGGTAAGAAATTCATTATGATGTTGTTGGCTTGTGTAGTCATATTGGGAGGGGTTCCAATCTTTCCGACATGGGTTGCAGATCAGGCCTATGCTTCTGTTGATGAAGAATGGACATCGCTCGGAAATACTGGTTTTTCTGAAGGAGAAGCCTCTGCTCCCAAGTTGGCGGTTGATCAATCAGGTAATACATATGTTGCTTATACGGATTTAGGTGCCAGTTTCAAAGCTACAGTGATGAAGTATAGTGTCTCCGATGGCTGGCAACTTGTTGGTGAGAGAGGTTTATCGAGCGGTTCAGCAATTGGAATTACGCTTGTACTAGATCAACAGGGTACCCCGTATATTGGATATCAGGATAATAATGCGGATGGTAAAGCAACAGTTATGAGATATAATGCAATCAATGATGGGTGGGAACCGGTAGGACAAGCTGGCTTTACGCCAGACAGGGCGAACTATCCTTCGCTTGCGCTGGATCAGGCGGGTAATCCGTATGTTGCTTTTAAGGATGGAGCCAGTGGTAAGGCAACAGTAATGGCATACAACGAAACAACAGGATGGGCTTTGGTAGGAATTAACGATGTTTCCCCCGAAGTTCAAAACGCGGTATCGTTGGTTCTTGATCAAGCAGGTATACCATATGTAGCTTTTCAGGACAGTTCCTCCAATACGACAGTGATGAGATATAGCGCTGATACTTGGGAAGTGGTAGGACAAGCAGGGATCTCGCCCGGATATACATCCTCTCCCGTGCTCGCACTAAGCCCCTCAGGCAGGCCATTTATCGCATTTAGTGACGATACATCCAAATTGACAGTAATGACATTCAAGAGTGAGACAGAAAGCTGGGAAACCGTTGGTGACCGGGGGTTCTCTCCAGGTTCGATTTCTTCACCGTCAATTGTAGTAGATCAGATGGGCGTACCTTATGTTGTCTTTAAGGACGGTGCAAACGGTCATAAAGCAACAGTTATGAGTTATAGTTCGCATAATGGTTGGCAGTTTGTGGGTCAAGCGGGATTCTCCGCAGATGTGGTATCTACGCCTGCACTGGCACTAGATCCCCAATATGGAAAACCCTATGTGGTTTATCAGGATGCATCTGAGCAATCCAAAGCGACCGTAATGCGGTTTGGTACGAAGCTTTCGCACACAGTCACGTACGATGGGAATGGAACTCAGGCAGGCAGTGCACCAATTGATAATCAGCAATACCCTGAACAAGCAGGTGTCACTGTTCAAGACAACACAGGGGCTTTGGAAAAAGTGGGATATCTATTTGCTGGCTGGAACACAGCAAGTGATGGAAGCGGAACGAGCTATGATGCTGGCGAAACGTTAATAATGGGTACTTCTAACGTAACACTATATGCGGTTTGGACACCTTCTTCTTCTGGAGGTACAGACCCGGAACTAGAAGAAGACAAATGGAATATTCTTGGTCAAGCAGGCTTCTCAGAGGGAATGGCTTTTGATCAGGATATTACAGTAGATGCGAATGGCACGCCATATGTTGTATTTACGGATAGTGCTAATAGCTCTAGAGCGACTGTAATGAAATATAGCAAAGATAGTGGATGGGTGCCTGTAGGACAACCGGGCTTTACCCAGAGTCCTGCATCCAAAAATAAAATAGCAATAGACCAGAATGGAACAATATATGTTGCTTTTAGTGATGGAAATCGTATTGGCAGTGCCACTGTCATGAAGTACACGGAGCATGATGGCTGGAAGGTCGTGGGATCGCCAGGTTTCACTCAGAATAGTTTAAGGAGTCTTGATTTGAAACTCGATCTTAATGGTGTGCCTTATGTTGCACCTAATACGGGTTATGAACTTAAAGTGATGAAGTATAACGACGAGTCAGATCAATGGGAGTACATCGGTAACACAGGTTACAATCTGGCAGGCGCGGCGGGCGGCGTACTGGCTATGAGTCCAAACGGTATTCTGTATGCTGCATACAGTGACACTAATGCAGGCTTCAAATTATCTGTTATTCGATATAACGAAGCAGATGATTCTTGGTCATTGGTTGGCGATCGTGCGTTCACTGAACAAAATTTGGCTGAAATTGCGCTCGCTGTGGATCAGAACGAAACGGTGTATGCTACATATACGACGGGTGGCCACAATGGACTTAAGCCAACCGTAGTGAAATACACTGGCTCGGGAGCATGGACAGCGGTTGGAGAGCCCAATTTCTCTGAGAACCAGACCGAATTTCTTTCCATGGTAGTTGACCAAAAAGGAAGTCCGTATGTGGCTTTTAAGGACTTTGCCAATGGTAATAAAGCAACCGTTATGAAATATGACGAGGTGAATGGCTGGGAACCATTAGGGGGAGCTGGAGTATCAGAAGGAATTGCAATGGATACCAGACTGGCGATTAACAAAGATGGGGCCCTTTACCTTTCTTTTAGAGATGGAATTAGTGCACCCAAATCTACAGTGATGTCCTATGTTCCATCTAAGAGTTATCAAATTCGATATGACAGTAACGGGGCTTCATCAGGAAATGTACCTTTAGATGACCAGATGTATAAGTCACAATCGCAGGTTACCATTCTCGGTAACACAGGTAATCTAGTGAAGACAGGATATGCTTTTGCAGGATGGAATACGGCTGCGGATGGTAGTGGACATAGCTATGGTGCAGGGGATGTTCTGCTCGTAGGAAAATCTAATGTAACCTTGTACGCGAAGTGGACTGCTTCAAATAATGGTGGATCTGATGGGTCAGGAGGCTCCGGAGGTTCTGATGGATCTGGGGGCTCAGGTGGATCTGGAGGTTCTGGAAGTGCGGGAGGCGGAGCGACAGGTGCATCACCATCAGGCGGAGGAACAACCAACTCGGGTGTCACGATCTTGGTGAATGGAAAGCCGGAAACAGTTGGAACCTTGAGTAAAACTCAATTGAATGGGCAGAATGTGTTGACTCTGACCGTCGACGAGCTGGCTGTCATGCAAAAATTGCAGGTTGAAGGCAAGGGTGCCGTAGTGACCCTTCCTGTGCAAAGCGGCGATAAAGACCGGGTTAATGGTGAATTGACTGGAAGATTAGTGAAGTTCATGGCAGATCAAGAAGCTGTACTTGTGCTACAGACAGATGCGGCTACGTATTCCTTGCCTTCCCGCTTGGTGGATGTTAGTATGCTAGCCCAACAACTTGGTGCGAATAAAAACCTTGAAGATATGATTCTTCATTTGCAAATTTCTCCTGCTTCTGCAGATCGCGTATCCGAAGTGGAGGAAGCAGGCCGTGTTAACGGCTTTAGCTTGATTGGTTCGCTGTTAGAATTCAATATCACAGCCACATATGAGGGTAACTCTGTGAGTGTAGACCGATTTAACGAGTATGTGGAACGAGCAATAATACTACCTAATGAGAGTGAATCCATGAAGGTGACGACAGGAGTAGTTGTTGAGAAGGATGGCAGCATACGTCATGTACCGACCAAGATTTCGAATATTAACGGTGTGAACTATGCGAAGATCAACAGTTTGACCAATAGTGTATACGGTCTGGTCTGGAATCCACGAACATTCACGGATGTTTCGGGACACTGGGCAGAAGCAGAAGTAAACGATATGGGCTCACGTATGGTTATTCGTGGAGTAACGGATACAATATTTAACCCAGATGAGCGTATTACACGTGCTGAATTCACGGCTGTTCTGGTAAGAGCGTTGGGGCTGCAAAGCAATACAGCTAATAACCAGTTTAGTGATGTGAGTCCAAGTGATTGGTATGCAGGTGTAGTTAGCGCTGCGACTGATTATGGTCTCATCGATGGTTACACAGACGGTGCGTTCCGTCCTGCACAGGATATCACTCGTGAGGAAGCGATGATGATAATTCATCGGACGATGAAAATCACTGGCTTGAATCGTAAGTTGGATATAAATGCGAGCCAAGATCTTTCACGGTTTACCGATATGAATCAAGTATCCGATTGGGCCAAAGAAGCGGTGAACATCAGTCTACAAGCTGGAGTTGTATCTGGTCGAAGTAACGAGAACATTTCTCCGAAATTTATGATTACTCGGGCAGAGACAGCTGTGCTTGTTCGACGGCTGTTGCAGCTATCAGGTCTGATTTAA
- a CDS encoding YxlC family protein: MSRSDDAQEQEVVERLQQHMKVLDDAFEPTSIPSLGALEAQVRGRRQIRRRANWIEMICFWLVGLLAIVFGTLLFVSAPALYLGIQALGTAVAVILAVIWAGRRRKEVRHE, translated from the coding sequence GTGAGCAGATCAGATGATGCACAAGAACAAGAAGTTGTAGAACGATTGCAACAACACATGAAAGTGCTGGATGATGCATTTGAGCCTACAAGTATTCCTTCTTTGGGTGCACTTGAAGCCCAAGTCAGGGGACGGAGACAGATTAGACGTCGAGCCAATTGGATCGAGATGATATGTTTCTGGTTGGTTGGATTGCTTGCCATTGTGTTCGGTACATTATTGTTCGTATCTGCTCCAGCTCTATATTTAGGTATCCAGGCTCTTGGTACAGCTGTTGCGGTGATTTTGGCTGTGATCTGGGCCGGACGGCGCCGGAAGGAGGTTCGTCATGAATAA
- the sigY gene encoding RNA polymerase sigma factor SigY, protein MIKAAELEEVRRAVSGDDSALAALLQRHYTFVYKYLVKVTMDANLAEETVQDTMIRCMENIHRYDGTSAFSSWMITIATRIYIDKTRRKKREQNWLALIRDQAVRRFRWQLETRNEEWTDVMDAMTRLTPEHRVAVLLKHYYGYGYEEIGEMLGIPAGTVKSRTAYGLRQLRKELE, encoded by the coding sequence ATGATAAAGGCAGCTGAGCTGGAAGAGGTACGCAGAGCAGTATCGGGAGACGATAGCGCACTCGCAGCGTTGTTGCAACGTCACTACACGTTTGTGTATAAGTATCTTGTCAAAGTGACAATGGACGCTAACCTTGCAGAAGAGACGGTGCAGGATACGATGATTCGTTGTATGGAAAATATCCATCGATATGATGGCACGTCTGCCTTTTCATCATGGATGATCACCATTGCGACCCGCATCTATATCGATAAGACAAGACGTAAGAAGAGAGAACAGAACTGGCTTGCTCTCATTCGGGATCAGGCTGTACGTCGATTCCGCTGGCAGCTTGAGACTCGGAATGAAGAATGGACAGATGTCATGGATGCGATGACAAGACTGACACCTGAACATCGTGTTGCAGTGCTACTGAAGCATTATTATGGATACGGGTATGAAGAGATCGGGGAAATGCTGGGTATTCCTGCGGGAACGGTGAAGTCACGCACAGCTTATGGTCTCCGTCAGTTAAGAAAGGAGCTGGAATAA
- a CDS encoding MBL fold metallo-hydrolase, whose protein sequence is MLNIRTFTLGPLQTNAYLLQGDDPGKAVIIDPGMNPGSLLKAIQDLEIEAILLTHAHFDHMGGVDEIRKLKGCPVYLHDLESDWLTTPKLNGSLNWPQATPPLSTDPAEYAMDEGQKLNLIGHTFKVFHTPGHSPGSVSLLCDNDLFAGDVLFRMGVGRTDLTGGRERDLIDSIQNKLYTFADEVKVYPGHGPKTTIGYEKQNNPYVSAR, encoded by the coding sequence ATGCTTAACATTCGTACGTTTACACTAGGCCCGCTTCAGACCAATGCGTATCTTCTACAAGGAGATGATCCGGGCAAAGCCGTCATTATCGATCCGGGCATGAATCCAGGGTCGCTGCTTAAGGCGATCCAAGACTTGGAGATTGAAGCCATTCTCCTCACTCATGCTCACTTTGATCATATGGGCGGGGTAGATGAGATCCGTAAATTGAAGGGATGTCCCGTTTATCTTCATGACTTGGAGAGTGACTGGCTCACCACCCCGAAATTAAATGGATCTTTGAATTGGCCGCAGGCGACACCACCGCTTTCGACAGATCCTGCTGAATATGCCATGGACGAAGGGCAGAAGCTGAATCTGATTGGTCATACGTTTAAAGTGTTCCATACACCTGGACATTCACCAGGCAGTGTAAGTTTGCTTTGTGATAACGACCTGTTTGCCGGTGATGTGCTGTTCCGCATGGGTGTGGGCAGAACGGACCTGACAGGAGGGCGTGAACGGGATCTGATTGATTCAATCCAGAACAAGCTTTACACCTTTGCTGATGAGGTTAAAGTATATCCGGGTCATGGTCCCAAAACGACCATTGGTTATGAGAAACAGAACAATCCTTACGTGTCCGCAAGATAA
- a CDS encoding thioredoxin family protein: MGKPNLSHKFGKGLPPKDFIESMTKNQSEFQANYDSFTWSNEEDREFFESLNHRDDLRVLILAADWCGDVVRNIPVVFQALEISGIPTEVLIMENHPEVMDEFLTMGGRSVPVVIFADTGGHVLGQWGPRPQHVQEVMIEFKRLNPDREAADYQENLAVARQEIGKRYGEGTESHAAIIRELRELISGY; encoded by the coding sequence ATGGGTAAACCCAACTTGTCTCACAAATTCGGTAAAGGTCTGCCACCGAAGGATTTTATCGAGAGTATGACCAAGAACCAAAGTGAATTCCAGGCCAATTATGATAGCTTTACTTGGTCGAACGAAGAGGATCGTGAGTTTTTTGAGAGTCTGAACCATCGCGATGATCTGCGTGTGTTAATTCTGGCAGCTGACTGGTGCGGGGATGTTGTCCGTAATATTCCGGTTGTGTTCCAGGCGCTTGAAATCTCAGGAATTCCAACTGAAGTTCTGATTATGGAGAACCACCCGGAAGTGATGGATGAGTTCCTGACGATGGGTGGCCGTTCCGTGCCAGTCGTTATTTTTGCAGATACAGGTGGTCATGTGTTAGGTCAGTGGGGACCTCGTCCGCAGCATGTACAGGAAGTCATGATTGAATTCAAACGCCTTAATCCGGATCGTGAAGCAGCAGATTACCAGGAAAATTTGGCTGTAGCGCGTCAAGAGATTGGTAAACGTTATGGGGAAGGAACGGAGTCACATGCGGCCATTATCCGTGAGCTGCGTGAACTGATTTCGGGTTACTAA
- a CDS encoding DedA family protein, whose product MDFIHNLVGQLFDWIQSLGYFGIMLGLMLEVIPSEIVLAYGGFLVSQGNINFFGAMIFGTVGGVIAQLFIYWIGRYGGRPVLERYGKYILIQKKHIDHSEEWFRKYGTGVIFTARFVPVVRHAISIPAGITKMHTGKFILLTTLAVIPWTALFIYLGMILGDQWKHIDEKAAPYVMPILLVALALMIVYVLIKWMNARKKKGSV is encoded by the coding sequence ATGGACTTTATTCATAACCTTGTTGGCCAATTGTTCGATTGGATTCAAAGTCTTGGCTACTTTGGAATCATGCTTGGATTAATGTTGGAAGTTATCCCAAGCGAAATTGTGCTGGCGTATGGAGGTTTTCTCGTTTCACAAGGTAATATCAACTTCTTCGGTGCTATGATTTTTGGTACGGTGGGCGGTGTGATTGCCCAGTTATTTATTTACTGGATTGGCCGTTATGGCGGCAGACCTGTACTTGAACGCTACGGTAAATACATACTCATCCAGAAAAAACACATCGACCATTCCGAGGAGTGGTTTCGCAAGTATGGTACAGGTGTCATTTTTACAGCGCGTTTTGTTCCGGTGGTAAGACATGCAATCTCCATCCCGGCTGGCATCACGAAAATGCACACAGGTAAATTCATCTTGCTTACTACACTCGCTGTTATACCTTGGACTGCATTGTTTATATATTTAGGGATGATTCTTGGAGATCAATGGAAGCATATTGATGAGAAAGCGGCACCATATGTTATGCCTATTTTGCTTGTCGCTCTCGCCCTTATGATCGTTTATGTACTTATTAAATGGATGAATGCTCGTAAAAAGAAAGGAAGTGTCTAG
- a CDS encoding dehydrogenase → MSHKSIPGSPPVKHTQSGQNLPSARGIRRACSKELYRTAKRLKVYVSPERMKQAEEYYYGKVIANLLWIGENRDNRKKLCEWWNTDVSAEIAAMWEVDVEPLKDAFQHAFGGYRL, encoded by the coding sequence ATGTCACACAAGTCAATACCCGGTTCTCCGCCGGTCAAACATACGCAATCCGGTCAAAACCTTCCTTCCGCCAGAGGGATTCGCCGGGCATGCAGCAAGGAATTGTACCGGACAGCCAAAAGGCTAAAAGTATATGTCTCTCCCGAACGGATGAAGCAGGCGGAAGAATATTATTACGGTAAGGTGATTGCTAATCTGCTCTGGATTGGGGAGAATCGCGACAACCGCAAGAAATTATGTGAGTGGTGGAACACGGATGTCAGTGCAGAGATCGCCGCGATGTGGGAAGTAGATGTTGAACCATTAAAAGATGCGTTTCAGCATGCATTTGGCGGTTATCGTCTGTAG